From the Paenibacillus sp. FSL H8-0548 genome, one window contains:
- a CDS encoding AraC family transcriptional regulator, whose translation MDMPDPHFPIKVHHSACKEQGVVIFPHHFHEHLEFLYIVAGKALIECGSTTITASAGDFIVVNSNELHYGVSLSEDLYYYALIADISLLHSQSVDAAETKFITPITQNRLLLQNDIGNDSKVTASMLAIVHELEQREFGYELAIKSELYRLLTLLLRSHVATILTKDEYAERMKNIERFAPVFQYIERCFQGELSVDLLASMANLSRFHFSRLFKELSGHTVTEYITMTRLGKADYLLRHSSLTVSEIAAATGFNDIYYFSRTFKKHKKVSPSTLRGN comes from the coding sequence ATGGACATGCCTGATCCTCATTTTCCAATTAAAGTACATCATAGTGCGTGCAAAGAGCAGGGCGTCGTCATTTTCCCTCATCACTTTCATGAGCATCTTGAATTTCTATACATCGTTGCTGGCAAAGCTTTAATTGAATGTGGATCAACGACCATAACGGCCTCAGCCGGCGATTTCATCGTAGTTAACAGCAACGAGCTCCATTATGGTGTCAGTCTGTCGGAAGATTTGTATTACTATGCGCTTATTGCTGACATATCACTGCTGCACAGCCAATCGGTGGATGCGGCTGAAACCAAATTTATTACCCCGATCACTCAAAATCGTCTACTGCTGCAAAACGACATCGGTAATGACAGCAAAGTAACTGCCAGCATGCTCGCTATCGTCCATGAACTCGAGCAGCGCGAGTTTGGATACGAGCTTGCCATTAAGTCCGAGCTTTACCGGCTGCTGACGCTGCTGCTCAGAAGCCATGTAGCCACTATCCTCACAAAGGATGAATATGCAGAGCGAATGAAAAATATCGAGCGCTTTGCCCCCGTCTTTCAATATATTGAGCGATGCTTTCAAGGCGAACTATCTGTTGATTTGCTCGCGAGTATGGCAAATTTAAGCCGCTTCCACTTTAGCCGCTTGTTCAAGGAGCTCAGCGGTCATACCGTGACGGAGTACATCACGATGACTAGGCTTGGCAAAGCCGATTATTTGCTGCGCCACAGCAGCCTCACCGTATCCGAGATCGCTGCTGCCACAGGCTTTAACGACATCTACTATTTTAGCCGGACGTTTAAGAAACACAAAAAAGTTTCCCCGTCCACACTTCGGGGAAACTAG
- a CDS encoding sugar phosphate isomerase/epimerase family protein — MKLGISTYSLSQALHAGEMTIQDVIVFIASLGAEHAEIVPHGFSLTENPQLIEAIKKQAQESGIELSNYAVGANFSGLNDEQYEQEITRLKQEVDIAAALGVKKMRHDVASSSDLSVTKFLQELPRLARACQAIADYAAPFGITTSVENHGYYIQHSDRVQALVELVDRPNFRTTLDIGNFLCVDENPAAAVRNNIKLASMVHVKDFYFRSSTESHGEGWFKSTSGNYLRGAIVGHGDIAIPQVLRIVKESGYDDYISIEFEGLEDCRLGTRLGFDFVKRAWNEA, encoded by the coding sequence ATGAAACTAGGAATCAGTACTTACAGCTTATCTCAAGCGCTGCATGCGGGAGAAATGACGATTCAGGATGTGATTGTGTTCATAGCATCGCTTGGCGCGGAGCATGCGGAAATCGTGCCGCATGGCTTTAGCTTGACTGAAAACCCGCAATTAATTGAAGCGATTAAGAAGCAGGCGCAGGAAAGTGGCATTGAGCTGTCAAATTATGCGGTAGGAGCAAATTTTTCCGGCTTGAATGATGAGCAGTATGAGCAGGAGATTACTCGTTTGAAGCAGGAGGTAGATATTGCTGCAGCACTCGGCGTAAAAAAAATGCGTCACGATGTGGCTTCCTCCTCCGACCTATCTGTAACTAAGTTTCTGCAAGAGCTGCCAAGGCTGGCAAGGGCATGCCAAGCTATCGCTGATTATGCGGCACCGTTCGGCATTACCACGAGTGTAGAAAACCATGGCTATTATATTCAGCATAGTGATCGCGTACAAGCACTGGTGGAGCTGGTCGATCGTCCAAACTTCAGAACAACGCTGGATATCGGCAATTTCCTATGTGTGGACGAGAATCCGGCAGCAGCAGTGAGGAATAACATTAAACTCGCTTCGATGGTCCATGTGAAGGATTTCTATTTCCGCTCGTCTACCGAAAGCCATGGTGAAGGCTGGTTTAAATCGACAAGCGGGAACTATCTACGCGGTGCGATTGTGGGTCACGGGGATATCGCGATACCGCAGGTGCTGCGTATTGTGAAGGAAAGCGGCTATGATGATTATATTTCAATCGAGTTTGAAGGCTTAGAGGACTGCCGACTTGGAACGAGACTGGGCTTTGATTTTGTGAAACGGGCATGGAACGAAGCATAA
- a CDS encoding extracellular solute-binding protein codes for MKQAKRKSVLLFMFCLILVLTACSGNNGTTEQPDTTKKEVEPSKKQITLTFQNHYPDATDVQHKVMQQITDDYMAANPHIKVEVDSLNIDQQKIKLKTQAASNDMPDITVVNAAAQMAPFVEGGKLASLNDILERDGLGESFHSGILDYYTFDDNVYALPDGNNIAVIYYNKELFEQAGVAIPATYDDLIKAAETFNSKKIIPMVVGEKETWTGSYFFMNILLRLAGPGYLNDVQNKTKDFMDPAFIESVAKFRQFIEAKGFQEGATSYDYDSAESLFTSGQAAMYFMGTWATGAMDEADVKGKVGVFPFPTVDGKGDPNEYMLGPGTGFALAANSEHLEEAKDFLHYFMTNYPKVSFDFKNAVGVAQVVQGDFVQAGYSQLAIDVLDIFKQVKGGDIAFDNTMDPSTTQTHLNSIQNLFVSSIPPEDTAREHQNAFAANNQ; via the coding sequence TTGAAACAAGCAAAACGAAAGTCAGTGTTACTATTTATGTTCTGTCTCATTTTAGTGCTAACCGCTTGCTCTGGAAATAATGGAACTACGGAACAGCCGGATACGACTAAAAAGGAAGTTGAGCCATCGAAGAAGCAAATTACATTAACCTTTCAAAATCATTATCCGGATGCTACAGATGTGCAGCACAAGGTTATGCAGCAAATTACAGATGATTACATGGCGGCCAACCCGCATATTAAAGTCGAAGTGGATTCCCTTAATATCGATCAACAAAAGATAAAACTAAAAACGCAAGCCGCTTCAAATGATATGCCTGATATTACGGTAGTCAATGCTGCCGCACAAATGGCGCCATTCGTAGAAGGAGGGAAGCTTGCATCGCTAAATGATATTTTGGAGCGTGACGGTCTGGGAGAAAGCTTTCATAGCGGGATTTTAGATTACTACACTTTCGACGATAACGTGTACGCGCTGCCAGACGGCAATAATATTGCGGTCATTTATTACAACAAGGAATTGTTTGAGCAAGCCGGAGTAGCGATTCCTGCTACCTACGATGATTTAATTAAGGCTGCGGAAACATTTAATAGCAAGAAGATCATTCCTATGGTTGTTGGCGAGAAGGAAACATGGACGGGATCGTACTTTTTCATGAATATCCTTCTGCGTCTGGCAGGTCCGGGCTATCTAAACGATGTTCAAAACAAAACAAAGGATTTCATGGATCCGGCCTTTATCGAGTCGGTAGCGAAGTTCCGTCAATTCATTGAAGCTAAGGGCTTTCAAGAAGGAGCAACCTCCTACGATTATGATTCTGCTGAGAGCCTATTCACATCCGGCCAAGCAGCCATGTACTTCATGGGAACATGGGCGACAGGCGCGATGGATGAAGCAGATGTAAAGGGGAAGGTTGGCGTGTTTCCTTTTCCTACAGTAGATGGCAAGGGCGACCCTAATGAATATATGCTGGGTCCTGGTACCGGTTTCGCTCTGGCGGCGAATAGCGAGCACTTAGAGGAAGCAAAGGATTTCCTGCATTATTTTATGACTAACTACCCGAAGGTATCCTTTGACTTCAAAAACGCGGTAGGTGTAGCGCAAGTTGTACAAGGTGATTTCGTGCAAGCAGGGTATTCGCAATTGGCGATTGATGTACTCGATATTTTTAAGCAGGTAAAAGGCGGAGATATTGCTTTCGATAACACGATGGATCCGAGTACGACTCAGACGCATCTTAATAGTATTCAAAATCTATTCGTATCCTCCATTCCACCGGAAGATACCGCGAGAGAGCATCAAAATGCATTTGCAGCTAATAATCAGTAG
- a CDS encoding sensor histidine kinase — MMTMFNFRSFGTRLFLLFSACSLCLLIVFSLTYSKRLTEQTNSMLGDAAFKNVSQAREHVELLLKGYDSLSRSIVTNTDIQRLLDKKESNSAVRAINDRTITNAIGSIYYSWDDVLGIHLFSLDSRLYSYGSSTQVIDPDYASQSWFEQIKKSNGETIWIGMRQNSVIDRNEKGPVFVFGRKLTDLHKSHSIGMVLIEIKPAALQRILSNMNVTDHTTSFLADAKQIMAHLDVALLQTEPGITLPLIENETSNRFIAADEQIVVSKLSANSWFAVSVTPISDLTVEVNTIQRLMTGLTIGLLIVSLIFALFVSVTFTAPLKQLMRHMRLVGQGKFEEAPLRKSFKETELLTEGFNQMVRRINELIERNNQVSESEKIAQLNALQSQVNPHFLYNTLDMVYWMLDEKENEYLGNVVLALSSIFRYSCDWTNGSSATLGEEMEQIKRYALISQARFGDKLKFEFIGEEYGLDLTLPKMTLQPIVENAVIHGIGKAGGAGVVSITVVRTEQLLTITIGDNGIGISPDKAAIMNETFERAVPSSGSSGVGLANVHRRLAYRFGTAYGLSIQSAYGQGTQIIISLPFQGAQSVHREVPL; from the coding sequence ATGATGACAATGTTCAATTTCCGTTCATTCGGGACACGATTATTTCTTTTGTTCTCGGCTTGCTCCTTATGCCTGCTTATCGTTTTTTCGTTAACGTACTCTAAGCGATTAACAGAGCAAACGAACAGCATGCTTGGCGATGCAGCGTTCAAAAACGTATCCCAAGCCCGTGAGCACGTCGAGCTTCTCCTGAAGGGTTATGACAGCTTAAGCAGATCGATTGTTACGAATACGGACATTCAGCGCTTGCTCGATAAGAAAGAGTCCAACTCGGCCGTCAGAGCGATTAATGACCGCACGATAACGAATGCGATCGGCTCCATCTATTATTCCTGGGATGATGTGCTCGGCATTCATTTATTCAGCTTGGATAGTCGCTTGTACAGCTATGGCAGCAGCACACAAGTTATTGATCCTGATTACGCTAGCCAGTCATGGTTCGAGCAGATTAAGAAATCCAATGGAGAAACGATCTGGATTGGGATGAGGCAAAATTCGGTTATTGATCGAAATGAGAAAGGTCCTGTTTTCGTATTCGGAAGAAAGCTGACTGATCTGCATAAATCTCACTCTATAGGCATGGTATTGATTGAGATTAAGCCGGCAGCGCTGCAGAGGATACTCAGCAATATGAACGTAACGGATCATACGACATCATTCCTCGCGGACGCCAAGCAGATCATGGCGCACTTGGATGTAGCCCTTCTGCAAACCGAGCCAGGCATCACGCTGCCGCTGATAGAGAATGAAACATCTAATCGATTCATTGCTGCTGATGAGCAAATTGTGGTGTCCAAGCTAAGTGCAAATAGCTGGTTTGCAGTAAGCGTAACGCCAATCTCGGATTTGACGGTGGAAGTAAACACGATTCAACGTCTAATGACAGGCTTGACCATCGGGTTGCTCATCGTTTCGCTTATCTTTGCACTGTTCGTTTCTGTTACCTTTACAGCACCGCTCAAGCAATTAATGCGCCATATGAGACTTGTTGGCCAAGGGAAATTCGAGGAGGCGCCGCTTAGGAAGTCATTTAAGGAAACAGAGCTTCTGACCGAGGGCTTCAATCAGATGGTAAGGCGAATCAATGAGCTGATTGAACGGAACAATCAAGTATCGGAGAGTGAGAAGATCGCACAGTTGAATGCGCTTCAATCCCAGGTGAACCCTCATTTTCTCTACAATACGCTGGATATGGTGTATTGGATGCTAGACGAGAAGGAAAATGAATATTTGGGGAATGTTGTACTGGCGCTTTCAAGCATATTCCGTTATAGCTGTGACTGGACAAATGGCTCCTCCGCAACGCTTGGCGAGGAGATGGAGCAGATTAAACGGTATGCTCTCATTTCGCAAGCTCGATTTGGCGATAAACTGAAATTCGAGTTTATTGGAGAAGAATATGGTCTGGATTTGACTCTGCCCAAGATGACGCTTCAGCCAATCGTCGAAAATGCTGTTATTCATGGTATAGGCAAAGCGGGAGGCGCAGGCGTTGTCAGTATAACGGTAGTACGTACAGAACAGCTTCTTACGATAACTATTGGGGATAACGGTATCGGCATTTCACCAGATAAGGCTGCGATTATGAACGAAACGTTCGAGAGGGCGGTACCTTCAAGCGGGAGCTCGGGTGTTGGGCTGGCTAATGTTCACCGCAGGCTCGCCTATCGTTTTGGAACAGCTTATGGACTATCCATTCAATCCGCTTATGGACAAGGCACGCAGATTATCATTTCTCTGCCATTTCAAGGAGCTCAATCTGTACACAGGGAGGTGCCGCTATGA
- a CDS encoding Gfo/Idh/MocA family oxidoreductase, translating to MKPVQIAVIGTGSISASHLDSYKNNPKVNIYAVCDLNAERAQAAADKYGAEKVYTDYRELLADASIEAVSICTWNNMHAEISIAALEAGKHVLVEKPLCRTVEEALRVQEAVEKSGKLLQVGFVRRYDTNAQLLRAMADRGEFGEIYFAKASSIRRLGNPGGWFSDIERSGGGPLIDIGVHAIDLCWYMMGRPKPVSVSANTYHKLGNRSNIEHLSFYQAADYDAAKNTVEDMANALIRFENGASLLVDVSFTLHAKSDEAAIKLYGEKGGFEIDPETVIVTEQNNTILNVYPQTDNKGFHFAGAFQNEINHFIECIISGEQPLSPVADGVEMMKILVSLYESAAKGAEVRL from the coding sequence ATGAAACCGGTACAAATTGCTGTCATTGGAACTGGCTCTATTTCAGCATCTCATCTAGACTCTTATAAGAACAATCCGAAAGTAAATATTTATGCCGTTTGCGACTTAAATGCGGAACGGGCACAGGCGGCAGCAGATAAATACGGTGCGGAGAAGGTGTACACGGACTACCGCGAGCTGCTTGCCGATGCATCCATTGAAGCAGTAAGCATATGTACGTGGAACAACATGCATGCGGAAATCAGCATTGCTGCTTTAGAGGCAGGCAAGCATGTTCTTGTGGAGAAGCCGTTATGCCGCACGGTAGAAGAAGCGCTTCGTGTGCAGGAGGCCGTGGAGAAATCCGGAAAGCTGCTTCAAGTAGGCTTCGTTCGACGTTATGATACGAATGCGCAGCTCCTGCGTGCGATGGCGGATAGAGGTGAATTCGGCGAAATTTATTTTGCCAAAGCTTCGTCGATCAGAAGACTGGGCAACCCCGGCGGATGGTTTTCAGATATAGAGCGTTCGGGCGGCGGACCGCTTATTGATATTGGTGTTCATGCTATCGATCTTTGCTGGTATATGATGGGACGGCCGAAGCCGGTCTCTGTAAGTGCGAACACCTATCATAAGCTGGGCAATCGATCGAATATCGAGCATTTGAGCTTCTATCAGGCTGCTGATTATGATGCGGCTAAAAATACAGTCGAGGATATGGCGAATGCATTGATTCGCTTCGAGAATGGCGCCTCGCTGCTGGTTGACGTTAGCTTCACGCTGCATGCCAAGTCCGATGAAGCAGCAATTAAGCTTTATGGCGAGAAAGGCGGCTTCGAGATTGACCCGGAGACGGTCATCGTAACGGAGCAGAATAATACGATTCTAAACGTATATCCGCAGACCGACAACAAAGGCTTTCATTTCGCTGGAGCGTTTCAGAATGAAATTAATCATTTTATCGAATGCATAATCAGTGGTGAGCAGCCGCTTAGTCCTGTTGCGGATGGTGTGGAAATGATGAAAATTTTAGTGAGTTTATACGAATCGGCTGCGAAGGGAGCGGAAGTACGGCTATGA
- a CDS encoding sugar ABC transporter permease, producing MHAAKISKLTLSVFVLPCLILYVVLVFVPISVAGYYSLFQWNGIGEQLFVGFSNYSKMLTNDPVFWPSVGRTIMFAFFSMAEIPIALLIAVLLTRYVRKPNFLVSSYFLPVILSVVVIGQLWKSIYNPASLGGLLNNALDFVGLESWTRTWLADPKVSIFALFFVSLWQYLGYHILIQFTGIQNISQEVYEAAKIDGADGWKADRYITFPLVVPVFKISMVLAVIGSLKVFDMVMVMTAGGPAHATEVISTLMYNKTFAALEYGYGSAISIFLVIECLLATVLLNKLFKSSEDSME from the coding sequence ATGCACGCCGCCAAAATTTCAAAACTCACTCTTTCGGTTTTCGTTCTCCCTTGTCTAATCTTATACGTAGTGCTTGTGTTTGTACCGATTTCTGTAGCGGGTTATTATTCATTGTTTCAATGGAATGGCATCGGTGAGCAGCTATTTGTTGGGTTCTCCAATTATTCAAAGATGCTGACCAATGATCCTGTATTTTGGCCCTCGGTAGGGAGAACGATCATGTTCGCGTTCTTCTCTATGGCTGAAATACCGATTGCCTTACTCATTGCAGTACTTCTCACCCGTTATGTTCGTAAGCCGAATTTTCTTGTTTCAAGCTATTTCTTGCCAGTTATCTTATCCGTTGTCGTTATCGGGCAGCTTTGGAAGTCCATCTATAATCCGGCTTCACTAGGTGGATTATTGAATAATGCGCTAGATTTTGTAGGCTTGGAATCCTGGACAAGGACATGGCTCGCTGATCCTAAGGTATCCATATTCGCTTTGTTCTTCGTATCGCTGTGGCAGTATCTGGGCTACCATATTCTCATTCAATTTACAGGAATCCAGAACATTTCACAGGAGGTATATGAAGCGGCCAAAATTGACGGCGCTGACGGCTGGAAGGCAGATCGCTACATCACTTTTCCGCTTGTCGTCCCCGTATTCAAAATCTCGATGGTATTAGCAGTAATTGGCTCTCTAAAGGTATTTGATATGGTGATGGTGATGACAGCTGGAGGTCCAGCACACGCGACTGAGGTTATTTCTACTCTTATGTATAATAAAACATTCGCGGCGCTTGAGTATGGGTATGGCAGCGCGATCTCAATCTTCCTTGTCATTGAATGCTTACTGGCGACAGTGCTGCTCAACAAGTTATTTAAAAGCTCCGAGGACAGCATGGAGTAA
- a CDS encoding carbohydrate ABC transporter permease, translating to MKKIAVWILFSVLFVSQVYPLVWLLLYSFKTNKEIMSGNFLSLPASLQWENYTSAYTAGHYFQYLMNSLIVVSITLLCTLVLSSMVSYAITRFNWKWGKAIMLLFLIGIMIPIQSTLLPLVVIFKNIGILNTHLSLILPYIAFAIPIAVFILSGFFKTVPREIEESASMDGASVYRIFFSIMLPIIAPPMMTVTILTFIDVWNEYILASTFISKISLKTLPFGIYSFFSQYSTNHGAIGAYLIMGAIPVITIYFILSEKITKGMVAGAIKG from the coding sequence ATGAAAAAAATAGCGGTATGGATTTTGTTTTCAGTTCTTTTTGTATCACAGGTATACCCCTTAGTGTGGCTGCTGCTTTATTCATTCAAGACAAATAAAGAGATTATGTCAGGCAATTTTTTATCATTGCCAGCATCTTTGCAGTGGGAGAACTACACATCGGCTTATACCGCTGGTCATTATTTTCAATATTTGATGAACAGTCTGATCGTCGTAAGCATTACACTGCTGTGCACCTTAGTTTTAAGCTCGATGGTGTCGTATGCCATCACAAGGTTTAATTGGAAGTGGGGCAAGGCTATTATGCTCTTGTTCCTGATCGGAATTATGATTCCCATTCAATCGACATTGCTTCCGCTCGTCGTTATTTTCAAAAACATCGGTATTCTGAATACGCATCTCTCGCTTATTCTGCCGTACATCGCTTTTGCGATTCCGATCGCGGTATTTATTTTATCAGGCTTCTTCAAGACGGTGCCTCGTGAAATAGAGGAATCGGCGAGTATGGACGGAGCGTCGGTTTATCGGATCTTCTTCAGTATCATGCTTCCGATCATTGCTCCACCGATGATGACCGTGACGATTCTAACGTTTATTGATGTGTGGAACGAGTACATTTTAGCATCGACCTTCATTTCTAAAATAAGCTTAAAAACACTGCCTTTCGGAATTTACAGCTTTTTTAGCCAGTACTCAACGAATCATGGTGCGATCGGAGCCTATTTGATTATGGGAGCAATCCCAGTTATAACCATTTACTTCATACTATCCGAAAAAATAACGAAAGGGATGGTTGCTGGAGCGATAAAAGGTTGA
- a CDS encoding sugar phosphate isomerase/epimerase family protein, translated as MTLPIITNKIGVIVDSFQVGVKEGLLKAKQVGADGVQMYAVSGELDPANLSAAARKEWKSYIQSLGLEISALVGDLGGHGFQDAAANHQKIEKSKRIMELGMELGTNIITTHIGIVPDDKNSQIYASMHAACEELASFASSMNAYFAIETGPETSAHLKTFLDSLGTKGVAVNFDPANMVMVTGDDPVQGVHLLKEYIVHTHAKDGVKLGNVDPRDVYGYYGYEKTLNHEQVAAMAESGDGFREVPLGEGSVEWAAYLHALNEIGYKGYLTIEREVGTSPEADISKAVQFLNRFKNI; from the coding sequence ATGACATTGCCGATAATAACGAACAAAATTGGTGTTATCGTAGACAGTTTTCAGGTAGGCGTAAAGGAAGGCTTGCTTAAGGCTAAGCAGGTGGGTGCCGATGGGGTTCAAATGTATGCGGTGAGCGGTGAGCTGGACCCTGCTAATCTATCGGCGGCAGCAAGGAAAGAATGGAAATCATATATTCAATCACTAGGGCTTGAAATTTCTGCTTTAGTGGGCGACTTAGGCGGACACGGCTTTCAGGACGCTGCGGCCAATCATCAGAAAATTGAGAAATCGAAGCGGATTATGGAGCTCGGCATGGAGCTTGGCACGAACATTATTACGACACATATTGGCATTGTACCGGATGACAAAAACAGTCAGATCTATGCGTCGATGCATGCGGCCTGCGAGGAGCTCGCGAGCTTTGCAAGCAGCATGAATGCTTATTTTGCGATTGAAACGGGACCGGAGACGTCTGCCCATTTGAAAACTTTTCTCGATAGTCTGGGAACAAAAGGGGTAGCTGTTAACTTTGACCCGGCGAATATGGTCATGGTTACGGGGGATGATCCGGTTCAGGGTGTACATCTTCTTAAGGAGTATATCGTTCATACTCATGCGAAGGATGGCGTGAAGCTTGGCAACGTCGATCCGCGCGATGTGTATGGTTATTATGGCTATGAAAAGACGCTTAATCATGAGCAGGTTGCGGCAATGGCGGAATCAGGCGATGGATTTCGCGAGGTTCCGCTTGGCGAGGGAAGTGTCGAATGGGCAGCTTACCTGCATGCTTTAAATGAGATCGGCTACAAAGGGTATCTAACGATTGAACGTGAGGTCGGTACGAGCCCGGAGGCGGATATAAGCAAGGCGGTTCAGTTTTTAAATCGTTTTAAAAATATTTAA